In Deltaproteobacteria bacterium CG11_big_fil_rev_8_21_14_0_20_42_23, the following proteins share a genomic window:
- a CDS encoding DNA polymerase I, with protein MIMKKKFIVVDGANYLFRAFYAIPPLSNDEGMPTNALYGFTQMLLSLIKQEKPNYIAVALDTKEPTFRNELYSEYKANRKEPPEDLVPQFPYVKKIIDALNISILEYPGYEADDIIATVAQKFASADLDIMIVSSDKDLMQLVNGNVCILDTMKKKCIKKNEVIEKFGVPPERVQDVLALSGDTSDNIPGIPGVGPKTATKLIVEYGSFENVLENAEKIKGALGEKIRANIDLALLSQKLVLVEKDVPLKEKTLDIFECKEGDVKKMGPLFHALGFKRLADQMAPKTVFSNTKYQLLNTQKKFEAFLEQAKESKVLCLDLETTSLNPFEAKIVGFALATASESAVYVPVGHNLQLGEEQLRLDDVIKALQPLLLSKEKTLVGQNIKYDLKILLLHGMKCENKLFDTMVASYVLNPSERHGLDELAHKYFSHTMISFEEVCGKGKKQITFDDVPLQKALEYAAEDADLTLRLYELFSQNLKTDNAEDLFYTLEMPLLKVLMHMELQGFKIDVEFLQKLSHDFEKRLTHLEKNIYALAGDEFNINSPKQLGEILFGKLQLSGGKKTKTGYSTKQDILEDLALQHELPRHVLEYRSFSKLKSTYVDALPKLLNQKTKRVHTSFNQTVAATGRLSSSDPNLQNIPIRSEEGRKIRKAFVAPEGYVLIDCDYSQIELRILAQLSQDNALLTAFAANEDIHALTASKLFDCNVHEVTSEQRSVGKTVNFGVIYGQSAFSLSKQLAIEPAKAKTFIDLYFKQFPKVLEYREKVLDGVKKEGYTTTLFGRRRYFPDIASPNQMVKQASERMAFNSVFQGTAADIIKKGMVEIEEKLSSICKDAKMILQVHDELIFEAPEADAQNVMRFVKEKMEQAVKLDVPLLVEAKCGINWDDAH; from the coding sequence ATCATCATGAAAAAAAAGTTTATTGTCGTTGACGGTGCCAACTACCTTTTTCGTGCCTTCTACGCTATTCCACCACTATCGAATGATGAAGGTATGCCCACCAATGCGTTGTATGGTTTTACGCAAATGCTGCTCAGTCTCATTAAACAGGAAAAACCCAACTACATTGCAGTTGCGCTGGATACAAAAGAACCAACATTTCGAAATGAGCTTTATTCGGAATATAAAGCAAATCGAAAAGAACCGCCCGAGGATTTAGTCCCACAATTTCCGTACGTAAAAAAAATTATCGATGCGCTTAATATTTCCATTCTTGAATATCCGGGTTACGAGGCAGATGATATTATCGCAACTGTTGCTCAGAAATTTGCTTCAGCCGATTTGGACATCATGATTGTGTCATCAGACAAAGACTTGATGCAGCTTGTAAATGGAAACGTCTGTATTTTGGACACCATGAAAAAAAAATGTATCAAGAAAAATGAAGTGATTGAAAAGTTTGGTGTTCCACCAGAACGCGTTCAAGATGTTTTGGCACTTTCTGGAGATACTTCAGATAATATTCCTGGCATTCCAGGTGTTGGTCCCAAAACAGCCACAAAACTTATTGTTGAATATGGTTCTTTTGAAAATGTTTTAGAAAATGCAGAAAAAATAAAAGGCGCACTTGGAGAGAAGATCAGAGCAAACATAGATTTGGCGCTTCTTTCCCAGAAATTGGTGTTGGTGGAAAAAGATGTTCCTCTCAAAGAAAAAACTTTAGATATTTTTGAATGCAAAGAGGGTGACGTAAAAAAAATGGGTCCACTTTTTCACGCGCTTGGCTTCAAACGTCTTGCAGATCAAATGGCGCCTAAAACTGTTTTTTCAAATACAAAGTATCAATTACTCAACACTCAAAAAAAGTTTGAAGCTTTTCTTGAGCAAGCAAAAGAATCCAAGGTTCTTTGCCTCGATTTGGAAACAACTTCGCTCAATCCATTCGAAGCCAAAATTGTAGGATTCGCTTTGGCCACAGCATCTGAAAGCGCAGTTTATGTTCCCGTTGGCCACAATCTCCAGCTTGGCGAAGAACAGCTGAGGCTTGATGATGTGATAAAAGCATTGCAGCCCCTCTTGCTTTCAAAAGAAAAAACGCTTGTAGGGCAAAATATTAAATACGATCTTAAAATTCTTTTGCTGCATGGAATGAAATGTGAAAACAAACTTTTTGACACTATGGTGGCTTCGTATGTTTTGAACCCAAGTGAGCGTCACGGGCTTGATGAACTTGCGCATAAGTATTTCAGCCATACCATGATCAGCTTTGAAGAAGTGTGCGGAAAAGGAAAAAAACAAATCACCTTCGATGATGTGCCTTTGCAAAAAGCGCTTGAGTATGCAGCGGAAGATGCCGATCTTACCCTTAGGCTCTATGAGCTTTTTTCACAAAATCTCAAAACTGATAACGCCGAAGACCTTTTCTACACTTTAGAAATGCCCTTGCTTAAAGTCTTGATGCACATGGAATTGCAAGGATTTAAAATTGATGTGGAATTTCTTCAAAAACTCTCACACGACTTTGAAAAACGTTTAACGCATTTGGAAAAAAATATTTATGCTTTAGCGGGTGATGAGTTTAACATTAACAGTCCAAAACAGTTGGGTGAAATATTGTTTGGAAAACTGCAATTGTCTGGCGGGAAAAAAACAAAAACAGGTTATTCTACCAAGCAAGATATTTTAGAAGACCTTGCCTTACAGCATGAACTTCCACGACATGTTTTGGAATATCGTTCATTTTCAAAACTCAAATCCACTTATGTGGATGCGTTACCAAAATTGCTCAATCAAAAAACAAAGCGCGTGCATACTTCGTTTAACCAAACTGTTGCTGCAACTGGGCGGCTTTCTTCTTCCGATCCAAATCTGCAAAATATTCCCATCCGCAGTGAAGAGGGAAGAAAAATTCGAAAGGCGTTTGTAGCGCCAGAAGGCTATGTGCTGATTGATTGCGACTACTCTCAAATTGAGCTTCGCATTTTAGCACAGCTTAGCCAGGATAATGCTTTACTTACTGCATTTGCTGCCAATGAAGATATTCATGCACTTACAGCTTCAAAGCTTTTTGACTGCAATGTCCACGAAGTCACTTCAGAACAAAGGTCGGTAGGAAAAACGGTAAACTTTGGAGTTATTTATGGTCAGTCAGCATTTAGCCTTTCAAAGCAGCTTGCGATTGAACCCGCGAAAGCAAAAACTTTTATCGATCTCTACTTCAAGCAATTTCCAAAAGTGTTGGAATATCGTGAAAAGGTTTTAGATGGTGTGAAAAAAGAAGGCTACACTACAACACTCTTTGGACGACGAAGGTATTTTCCAGATATTGCATCTCCCAATCAAATGGTGAAACAAGCTTCAGAACGCATGGCTTTTAACAGTGTGTTTCAAGGAACTGCTGCGGACATTATTAAAAAAGGTATGGTTGAGATTGAAGAAAAACTTTCTTCAATCTGCAAAGATGCCAAAATGATTTTACAAGTTCATGACGAACTCATTTTCGAAGCTCCCGAAGCTGATGCACAAAATGTGATGAGGTTTGTAAAAGAAAAAATGGAGCAGGCCGTAAAGCTAGATGTGCCGCTGCTTGTAGAAGCAAAGTGTGGAATAAATTGGGATGATGCGCATTAG
- a CDS encoding porphobilinogen synthase yields MFPETRMRRLRQTETLRELVAETSLERRQLVWPVFVVSGSKRREEIPSLPGVFHFSPDMLLEEAKKVADRGVKTLLLFGVPLQEKKDELGTFALSEEGPVQQALMLLKKHLPHLTLFTDVCLCAYTSHGHCGVLSEDGQVLNDESLELLASMALSHAEAGATGVSPSDMMDGRIAAIRNKLDANGFVDTLVMSYAAKYASSFYGPFRDAAHSTPSCGDRKTYQMNPANSREALREMQLDVQEGADILMVKPGLPYLDIIAKARKTFDLPIAAYHVSGEYAMVKAAAEKKWIDERAAMLESLMSLKRAGADIIITYYAPYF; encoded by the coding sequence ATGTTTCCAGAAACAAGAATGAGAAGATTAAGACAAACAGAAACCCTTCGCGAACTTGTAGCCGAAACTTCGCTTGAACGCAGACAACTGGTGTGGCCCGTATTTGTCGTCTCTGGTTCAAAACGTCGCGAAGAAATTCCATCGCTTCCAGGTGTTTTTCATTTTTCGCCAGACATGCTTTTGGAAGAAGCCAAAAAAGTTGCTGATCGTGGTGTGAAAACCTTGCTCCTTTTTGGCGTTCCACTTCAAGAAAAAAAAGATGAATTGGGTACGTTTGCCTTAAGTGAGGAAGGTCCTGTGCAGCAGGCGCTTATGTTACTCAAAAAACATTTACCACACCTTACTCTTTTTACCGATGTGTGTCTTTGTGCTTACACCAGTCATGGTCATTGCGGAGTGCTTTCCGAAGACGGCCAAGTATTGAACGATGAATCTTTAGAACTCTTGGCATCCATGGCGCTTTCTCATGCAGAGGCTGGCGCAACAGGAGTTTCACCTTCTGATATGATGGATGGAAGAATTGCGGCCATTAGAAATAAACTCGATGCAAATGGTTTTGTGGATACGCTTGTGATGAGTTATGCCGCAAAATATGCTTCAAGTTTTTATGGACCATTTCGTGATGCAGCTCATTCAACTCCAAGTTGTGGTGATAGAAAAACATACCAAATGAATCCAGCCAATAGCCGTGAGGCGCTAAGAGAGATGCAGCTTGATGTGCAAGAGGGTGCAGATATTCTCATGGTGAAACCAGGTTTGCCTTATCTAGACATTATTGCGAAAGCTCGAAAAACTTTTGATCTGCCTATTGCGGCGTATCATGTGAGTGGTGAGTATGCGATGGTGAAAGCTGCAGCAGAAAAAAAATGGATCGATGAACGTGCCGCAATGCTTGAATCGCTTATGTCGTTAAAACGTGCAGGAGCTGATATTATTATCACGTATTATGCTCCTTATTTTTAA
- a CDS encoding sulfate transporter, whose protein sequence is MKINVEANGPISIVHCGGSLDADSVGSFKKITNGLIENGAMYLVMDFQHMPFIDSMGLGALISLQRKIKQADGVLKVASLCEDVKTIFEITRLHRLFEVCQDLQAACEMPEA, encoded by the coding sequence ATGAAAATAAACGTTGAAGCAAATGGACCTATTTCAATTGTGCATTGCGGAGGAAGTCTCGATGCAGATTCAGTTGGATCATTCAAAAAAATTACCAATGGTTTGATTGAAAATGGGGCAATGTATTTGGTGATGGATTTTCAGCATATGCCATTTATAGACAGTATGGGTTTGGGTGCTTTAATTTCGCTGCAAAGAAAAATCAAACAAGCCGATGGAGTGCTTAAAGTGGCAAGCTTGTGTGAAGATGTAAAAACGATTTTCGAAATCACTCGCTTACATCGACTTTTTGAAGTTTGCCAAGACTTGCAGGCCGCATGTGAAATGCCAGAAGCTTAA
- a CDS encoding DNA-binding response regulator, which produces MLKSTNLLIVDDDQSMTRVFEKIAQEMKLTFEVAKDGNEAVRLLGEKQFEVSLTDIMLPGFSGEQILDYIKKNNIKTEVILVTGVGSIESAVSAIKKGAYDYLTKPFDDVARVKLLIEKALERHRLVQRVYELELQHTHTEKFEEIVGKSQNIREVFATIDALSGTSSTVLIQGASGTGKELVARAIHARSIRKTKPFVVINSGAIPENLLESELFGHVKGAFTGSVSDHMGLFEEAHGGTIFLDEIGDLPLSLQVKILRVLQEGELRRVGDVHIRKVDVRIIAATHKDLMLLVKNGQFREDLYYRLNVINIGLPLLKERLEDIPLLAYHFLNKYREKVKKDVQQISIDAMQALQAYSWPGNIRELENVIERAVVLCSSDTVSMQELPSKLLGESCYLVAGAADADLAQFNYKDAKNRAMHAFNKAYIGKLLKANRGNITNASSMAGMDRSNFKKLIKKYEIDARSFKSKGELRDV; this is translated from the coding sequence ATGTTGAAGTCTACCAATTTACTTATTGTTGACGATGATCAATCGATGACTCGAGTTTTTGAAAAAATTGCTCAAGAAATGAAACTCACGTTCGAAGTAGCAAAAGATGGAAATGAAGCTGTTCGTCTTTTGGGGGAAAAGCAATTTGAAGTGTCGCTCACGGACATTATGCTTCCAGGTTTTTCGGGCGAACAAATTTTAGATTACATCAAAAAAAATAATATCAAAACAGAAGTTATTCTTGTTACTGGAGTTGGAAGTATTGAGTCTGCGGTTTCTGCCATCAAGAAGGGTGCATACGATTACCTCACAAAACCTTTTGATGATGTAGCACGTGTAAAATTGTTGATTGAAAAAGCATTAGAGCGCCATAGACTTGTTCAGCGAGTTTACGAGCTAGAACTTCAACACACGCACACAGAAAAATTTGAAGAAATTGTGGGCAAAAGCCAAAATATTCGTGAAGTGTTTGCCACGATTGATGCGCTTTCGGGAACGAGTTCTACTGTTCTCATTCAAGGTGCAAGCGGAACAGGTAAAGAGTTGGTGGCACGAGCTATTCACGCGAGGTCCATTCGAAAAACGAAGCCGTTTGTGGTGATTAACTCAGGTGCTATTCCAGAAAATTTGTTAGAGTCAGAATTATTTGGCCACGTAAAAGGTGCTTTTACGGGTTCAGTTTCAGATCACATGGGTCTTTTTGAAGAAGCTCATGGTGGAACCATTTTTCTCGATGAAATTGGAGATCTTCCTCTATCACTTCAAGTAAAAATTTTACGCGTTTTGCAAGAGGGTGAACTGAGAAGAGTTGGTGATGTTCACATTAGAAAAGTTGATGTGCGCATTATCGCTGCAACGCACAAAGACCTTATGCTTCTTGTGAAAAACGGGCAGTTCCGCGAAGACCTCTACTACCGGCTAAATGTAATTAATATTGGCTTGCCCCTTTTGAAAGAGAGACTCGAAGATATTCCTTTACTTGCTTATCACTTTTTAAACAAGTACCGCGAAAAAGTGAAAAAAGATGTTCAGCAAATTTCCATTGATGCGATGCAAGCTTTGCAGGCGTATTCGTGGCCAGGGAATATTCGTGAACTCGAAAATGTGATTGAACGCGCTGTTGTGCTTTGTAGTTCCGATACTGTGAGCATGCAAGAATTGCCTTCAAAGCTTTTGGGTGAATCGTGTTATTTAGTTGCTGGAGCTGCAGATGCCGACCTTGCACAATTTAATTACAAAGATGCAAAAAATCGCGCCATGCATGCTTTCAACAAAGCGTATATTGGAAAACTCTTGAAGGCCAATCGTGGAAACATTACCAATGCTTCTTCAATGGCAGGTATGGACAGAAGTAATTTTAAAAAGCTCATCAAAAAATATGAAATAGATGCGCGATCCTTCAAAAGTAAAGGGGAATTAAGAGATGTCTGA
- a CDS encoding DNA-binding response regulator, which yields MAKIIVVDDEVSIRRALEKFLTGLGHTVFIAGNGEDALLILEKEAVDLALVDLVMPNMDGTEFIRRLKREQPEAVAIVLTGFGTITSAVEAMKAGAYHYLTKPFELDDIATLIETALEHKQLKVENTMLKHQLQERYQFENIIGTSEGMGEVFDLIEKVAETDSTILILGESGTGKELIAKAIHYNSFRKGKPLVAVNCAAIPGELLESELFGHVKGSFTGAVANKLGKFTVADKGTIFLDEIGDMDLNLQVKMLRVLQEKSYEPVGSNKNQQVDVRIVAATNQNLEQAVAEKRFREDLFYRLNVIPLQVPPLRERKCDIPLLVRHFIKKYNTANESHVSGISDDALNLMLQYRWPGNVRELENTIERSLVLRREGSIQIADLPPAVRANVSSSASAELGNGSFTSPSLPSEGLSFKLAVENFESNLILQALERTNWNKNQAATLLQLNRTTLVEKIKKRHIERDGMKLD from the coding sequence ATGGCAAAAATAATTGTAGTGGACGATGAAGTTTCCATTCGGCGAGCCCTCGAAAAATTTCTGACAGGTTTGGGGCACACTGTTTTTATAGCGGGAAATGGTGAAGATGCTTTGCTCATTTTGGAAAAAGAAGCGGTGGATTTAGCCCTGGTTGATTTGGTGATGCCAAATATGGACGGCACTGAATTTATTCGCCGCCTCAAGCGCGAACAGCCAGAGGCCGTAGCCATTGTACTTACTGGCTTTGGCACCATTACTTCTGCAGTTGAAGCCATGAAAGCTGGCGCCTACCATTATCTCACCAAGCCTTTCGAACTAGACGACATTGCTACCCTTATTGAAACAGCGTTGGAGCATAAGCAATTAAAAGTGGAAAACACCATGCTTAAGCATCAGCTTCAAGAACGTTATCAGTTTGAAAATATTATTGGTACCAGCGAAGGGATGGGCGAAGTTTTTGATCTCATCGAAAAAGTTGCAGAAACTGACAGCACCATTCTTATTTTGGGCGAGAGTGGAACGGGAAAAGAACTCATCGCAAAGGCGATTCACTACAATAGCTTTCGCAAAGGAAAACCGCTTGTAGCTGTGAATTGCGCGGCGATTCCGGGGGAACTTTTGGAATCTGAATTGTTTGGACATGTGAAAGGTTCTTTCACCGGAGCAGTTGCGAACAAATTGGGAAAATTTACGGTTGCTGATAAAGGAACTATTTTTCTCGATGAAATTGGAGATATGGATTTAAACCTCCAAGTAAAAATGTTGCGAGTACTTCAAGAAAAAAGTTACGAGCCAGTTGGATCAAACAAAAATCAGCAAGTTGATGTGCGCATTGTAGCTGCAACAAATCAAAACTTAGAACAAGCTGTTGCCGAAAAAAGATTTCGTGAAGATCTTTTTTATCGTTTAAATGTTATTCCTCTTCAGGTTCCACCACTTCGTGAGCGCAAGTGCGACATTCCGCTTTTGGTGCGTCACTTCATAAAAAAATACAATACTGCAAACGAATCTCACGTTTCAGGAATAAGTGATGATGCGCTCAATCTCATGCTGCAATATCGTTGGCCAGGCAATGTGCGAGAGCTGGAAAATACAATTGAGCGTTCTCTTGTCTTAAGAAGAGAAGGGTCAATTCAAATTGCAGATTTGCCGCCCGCCGTCAGAGCCAACGTTTCGTCATCAGCTTCGGCAGAACTAGGGAATGGCAGCTTCACATCGCCATCTCTTCCAAGTGAAGGCCTTTCCTTTAAGCTCGCGGTGGAAAATTTTGAGAGCAATCTCATTTTGCAAGCATTGGAACGAACAAATTGGAATAAAAATCAAGCAGCAACGTTGTTGCAATTGAATCGAACAACCTTGGTTGAAAAAATAAAAAAGCGCCATATCGAACGAGATGGAATGAAGCTTGATTAG
- a CDS encoding hybrid sensor histidine kinase/response regulator yields MRMGLALSSLTAESLSTLSPEELKKLLPQLTKRVQELEELVGIISRGKYMWESTFDAITIPVHIVRRDYTVERANTSAAAVSNASIKTYSGKKCYEVFASRKTPCPGCPLQTSLAEQKVFTQSLEEAVHDREFEVTAYPYQSENGTHDSAIVSYRDITEEKRLQGEVVQQEKMAAIGILAGGVAHEINNPLGGILALTQLLIRELNDDDNMKPDLEEVEKAAKRCKQIVADLLDFSRVSKEGDKREIKLDALVGKVMPFISGEMKALNVRLKLESDENIPSVFGHPDRLQQVFLNLMTNACHAMTSGGDLSIRFGKNKLGGARIQIADTGSGIAKKDLLRIFDPFFTTKAPGKGTGLGLSISYRIIREHGGEIDVTSTEGKGTVFTLSFPPLQDV; encoded by the coding sequence ATGCGAATGGGCTTAGCGTTATCATCTCTCACAGCAGAATCACTCTCAACTCTTTCACCTGAGGAGCTCAAAAAGCTTCTTCCTCAGCTCACAAAACGCGTTCAAGAACTTGAAGAACTTGTAGGTATCATTTCACGCGGCAAGTACATGTGGGAATCCACCTTCGACGCCATCACTATTCCGGTGCACATTGTGCGCAGAGATTATACGGTTGAACGGGCAAATACCTCAGCTGCCGCAGTAAGCAATGCCTCCATCAAAACCTATTCCGGGAAAAAATGCTACGAAGTGTTTGCAAGCAGAAAAACACCTTGCCCAGGATGTCCTTTGCAGACTTCGCTTGCAGAGCAGAAGGTGTTTACACAGTCGCTTGAAGAAGCTGTTCATGATCGTGAATTTGAAGTGACGGCTTATCCCTATCAAAGTGAAAACGGAACTCACGATTCAGCCATTGTTTCTTACCGCGACATCACAGAAGAAAAGCGGCTTCAAGGTGAAGTGGTGCAACAAGAAAAAATGGCGGCGATTGGAATTTTGGCAGGTGGAGTAGCGCATGAAATTAATAATCCTCTTGGTGGTATTTTGGCACTCACCCAACTTTTGATTCGTGAACTGAATGATGATGACAACATGAAACCAGATTTAGAAGAAGTTGAAAAAGCTGCAAAACGTTGCAAACAGATCGTTGCAGACTTGCTCGATTTTTCACGTGTTTCCAAAGAAGGTGACAAACGAGAAATAAAACTGGATGCACTTGTTGGTAAAGTGATGCCATTTATTTCCGGCGAAATGAAAGCTTTGAATGTAAGGCTAAAACTTGAAAGTGACGAAAATATACCAAGTGTTTTTGGACATCCCGATAGGCTTCAGCAAGTTTTTTTAAATCTTATGACCAATGCTTGCCACGCTATGACCAGTGGTGGCGATCTTAGTATTCGTTTTGGAAAAAATAAACTGGGTGGAGCTCGCATTCAAATTGCGGATACAGGTTCTGGTATTGCAAAAAAAGATTTGCTTCGTATTTTTGATCCTTTCTTCACCACAAAGGCTCCCGGCAAAGGTACTGGCCTTGGGCTTTCTATCAGTTATCGCATTATTCGTGAGCATGGTGGAGAAATTGATGTGACAAGCACAGAAGGAAAGGGAACGGTGTTTACGCTTTCTTTTCCTCCTCTTCAAGACGTCTAA